A stretch of Lathyrus oleraceus cultivar Zhongwan6 chromosome 6, CAAS_Psat_ZW6_1.0, whole genome shotgun sequence DNA encodes these proteins:
- the LOC127096153 gene encoding PHD finger protein At1g33420, whose protein sequence is MVVSGGKSLKRVKKRVTADHHDFFTFPSPTLTASENFSIGPFRSNIRSFLTKYALLPPPSALFPHLLTWQILFRVGEITEGSESGPAVVCLDVVEEDVARSRSVYCDQCRVFGWSGNPVCGKRYHFIIKADGGSIGGYHKPCMCCGDSLHLSESKCKSCNHVTTSDDVEEWVYHQLENTSHLLHGVVHANGYGHLLRVNGREGGSRFLSGCHIMDFWDRLCKTLGVRKVSVMDVSKKYGLEYRLLHAIMKRHPWYGEWGYNFGSGSYCLTKEAYKSAVDNLSNLPLSIFLSQEQKPHSRVQDMILYYQSLSEHELVNMRDLFCFLMGLMHGARKNASKSDDITCKKRRFDASGLSSSWGKSDIERVEEAMLRVLRAVSGSNWVSRRALRGAVCKVASPELLDYCLAELGGKVVYGGVVNSRCNPQTGVDEFRIDATSFDGFMASNNSSGSKFPSEENLLQCLRYLYESLLHPRMMLNYVDEETRMLAMSSAQKLLDCKQLIKDYCTEMLPVSDLYKIRISCQVELVDQPEDPAARTPPEIVVLPTNATVSDLKIEAANVFQDVYLMFRRFQVDELLGYSGVDDSTQVKHLLKPNEVVCIRGRCSGKNGLSKFRMERGLERWTVECSCGAKDDDGERMMACDTCGVWRHTRCSGIPDTAPVPARFVCQRCQNCDSKPISVGHLKDETVTSVSTSRSSCFGNGVPVLSDVR, encoded by the exons ATGGTCGTTAGCGGAGGCAAGTCCCTGAAGCGCGTGAAGAAGAGAGTCACCGCCGATCACCACGATTTTTTTACGTTCCCCTCACCAACCCTCACCGCTTCGGAAAACTTCTCCATCGGTCCATTCCGCTCCAACATCCGTTCGTTTCTCACGAAGTACGCGCTCCTCCCGCCGCCGTCGGCGCTGTTCCCACACCTCTTGACGTGGCAGATCCTCTTCCGTGTAGGTGAGATCACGGAAGGCTCTGAATCTGGCCCGGCGGTGGTGTGCCTCGACGTCGTGGAAGAGGACGTGGCCAGATCTAGATCCGTTTACTGCGATCAGTGCCGAGTTTTCG GTTGGAGCGGCAACCCAGTGTGCGGGAAACGCTACCATTTTATAATCAAAGCTGATGGGGGATCAATTGGTGGATACCACAAACCGTGTATGTGTTGTGGAGACAGTTTGCATTTGTCAGAATCCAA GTGTAAGTCATGCAACCATGTAACAACAAGTGATGATGTGGAAGAATGGGTATACCACCAACTAGAGAACACAAGTCATCTTTTACATGGTGTAGTCCATGCAAATGGTTATGGGCACCTTCTCCGGGTCAATGGCAGAGAAGGGGGATCTAGATTTCTTTCTGGTTGCCATATTATGGATTTCTGGGATCGCCTATGCAAGACACTTGGAGTTAG AAAAGTTAGTGTGATGGACGTTTCAAAGAAATATGGGCTAGAGTATCGCTTGCTCCATGCCATTATGAAGAGACATCCGTGGTATGGTGAGTGGGGATATAATTTTGGCTCTGGTAGCTATTGTCTCACAAAGGAAGCATATAAGTCTGCTGTTGACAACCTATCCAATCTACCCCTGTCCATCTTTCTCTCCCAGGAACAAAAGCCCCACTCACGTGTGCAGGATATGATCTTGTATTACCAGTCTTTGTCAGAGCACGAGCTTGTAAATATGAGGGACCTATTTTGTTTTTTAATGGGTTTGATGCACGGTGCTCGCAAGAATGCCTCTAAGTCTGATGACATAACCTGCAAGAAGCGTCGGTTTGATGCTTCTGGATTATCAAGTTCTTGGGGGAAGAGTGACATTGAACGTGTGGAGGAAGCCATGCTCAGAGTGCTGCGTGCAGTGTCTGGGTCTAATTGGGTGAGCCGCCGTGCTCTTAGGGGCGCTGTTTGCAAGGTGGCTTCTCCAGAGCTTCTTGATTATTGCCTTGCTGAACTAGGAGGGAAAGTGGTGTATGGTGGTGTTGTTAACAGCAGATGCAATCCTCAAACTGGAGTTGATGAATTCAG AATTGATGCGACAAGCTTCGATGGATTTATGGCCAGCAATAATTCTTCAGGCTCAAAGTTCCCATCTGAAGAAAATCTCCTGCAATGCTTGAGATATTTATACGAGTCATTGCTTCATCCTCGGATGATGCTAAACTATGTTGATGAAGAGACAAGAATGCTTGCAATGAGCTCAGCTCAGAAGCTTCTTGACTGCAAGCAATTAATAAAAGATTATTGTACTGAGATGTTGCCAGTGTCAGATTTGTATAAGATACGCATCTCATGTCAGGTTGAGCTAGTTGATCAACCAGAAGATCCCGCAGCTAGAACTCCTCCTGAAATTGTTGTGCTGCCCACAAATGCGACAGTATCTGACCTTAAGATTGAAGCAGCAAATGTTTTTCAAGATGTATATCTAATGTTTAGAAGATTTCAAGTTGACGAACTACTTGGCTACAGCGGTGTAGACGATTCCACCCAGGTCAAGCACTTGTTAAAACCAAATGAAGTGGTTTGTATCCGAGGAAGATGCTCCGGGAAGAATGGGTTGAGCAAGTTTAGAATGGAACGTGGACTTGAGAGGTGGACTGTGGAGTGCAGCTGTGGGGCTAAGGATGATGATGGAGAGAGAATGATGGCTTGTGATACATGTGGAGTATGGCGGCACACCAGGTGTTCTGGCATTCCTGATACTGCTCCTGTTCCAGCACGTTTTGTTTGCCAGAGATGCCAAAATTGTGACTCAAAACCTATATCTGTTGGACACTTAAAAGATGAGACTGTGACTAGTGTTAGTACCTCTAGAAGTAGTTGCTTTGGCAATGGTGTGCCAGTGCTTTCTGATGTTCGTTAG